The Pecten maximus chromosome 10, xPecMax1.1, whole genome shotgun sequence region CAGACACAGTTGTTTTATCTGTAAAGCTGCACATTTCTCTCATTACTATTTCCCTCAACGTCTCCGTGGACAAAGCGATTCTACATCGATACACCTTCGACTTACTGAGTGTACAGAAATATACTGACTATTTTTTGCATCCATTAGAGGATTGATTCCTCGTCTTGACGGAATAGGAAGAGATGTTGTGATTGGTAATTCGGATGTCGCCAGTTTGTCATTGCTCCAGGATTTTAAAAGCCCATGTCGAACATGAGTCTGTCCCAGTGTCGGCGTACAACCTCTTTgatctgaaaatgaaatatgatattaacTATGATTCCCTAGGTATAATAGCAACGCATgttaatataaacaatgtaGAGTAACGTTAAGTTTTGTTCTTTTAGAGCGGATCAGTATTTCTTGTTATTCAATAAAAGCATCGCTGCACCAGACCGACACGAGGAAAACTTTGTACGTTTTAGAGATTCTTCAAAATTCCATCTCATTTTCCACATGGATTTGGACGAACTCTTTCAAACCCACAACCCATTTTATGTATCATgaatatatctacattataccTATGCCGACTTAAAAGTTGGAACTTTGCGCCAAGTCGGCAGGCGTGATAGAGTCGACGCTCTTGTTAAACGTAATATCATTCTATAGGTATAGTTctatatacagaaatatgtaCGTATACGACCGTAACCACACACGTTTATGTTAACAGATAGCCCAATAACCATGTGTATAGTGTAGCAGACCAAACTCAAATCTGATGGCTTCAAaacagtttttatttcattgtttggACTATGTTTGCCACAAGAAACAAAATACTATATTGGAAGAAAAACTATTCAAATAAAACCAATCATTAAAGCTTAGATTAATGTGAAAAGTTGTTTGGTTTAGCTATCCAAGACTTTCACGTCCAATTCATTACTATAAGCACAGATGATTTTATTGACCTCGACGATGACGAAGTCTCACAAATCATGTGGCCATGATGGAGTCGCACTGATCATGTGACTAAATAAAATGTCACTGATCATGTGACCATCAAGAAGTATTACTCGAGCACAACCCATGCTTCCGTTGCtagaaataaaaagaacatCTACACTTATGTAGACTTAAACATTGTATACTTACCGGCCAACGATgttctacacatatcaatttaTACTAACGGACGATGTTTCTTTTACACTAAAATAAACACTTACAAACTTACCGACGATGTTTCTTTTACACTTATATAAACTTATCGACgatgttttttttacacttaTATAAACTTATCGACGATGTTTCTTTTACACTTATATAAACTTACCGACGATGTTTCTTTTAAACTTATATAAACTCTTATAAACTTACCGACCATGTTCTACAAATGTCAGTCCTTAACCATTTGTTGGGATCTAGGACAGTCTGAGCATGTCGTGGTGCATGAAGGGCGTCACACAAATACTTAAAAGCGTAAAATTCTTCATTGTCaagtttatattttgtcttcCAAGAAAAATACTGGTTATATAGTTTTTTGTTAGTACTTAGTATAATGAGATATTTTCCTAATTCCTCGGCACTGTTGAAgtcatgtatattgatataagagGATTTTGGGATATGACCACCTTGATTTGATTTCCAATTTACAATGGGAACACTTTCCTGCTGTAAACTATTCCAAAACTTTTCCGTAACATAATCTTTGCAATTAGCATTTTCAAAAGCAATACGGAATCTATACTTCTTGGAGTTACATTCAGCTTCAGCAGTTCTTGGACAAGTCAAATCACCGCATCCTCCAAAATAATcgatatcaatatattttttgagCTCTTGTATGTACCGGTATCTCTGCACGTCATCAACACAGTCACTAACCACTGCTACAGCCATCTTTGTTTTATTGAGAGAAAAATCCGTGTTGCCATACGTAACCATAGCAACGGCCTCCTCTGCATGGGACAAAGGAACAAGCTCACCATACGGACTGTGGATAGTAGCGTCTGTTCGATACGTCATCGTCCAGTTAAAAGCCCGTATCCATGGTACCCCTGTAAAG contains the following coding sequences:
- the LOC117336925 gene encoding glycoprotein 3-alpha-L-fucosyltransferase A-like, yielding MKRGQERFVTMGLSRIFRKHAIKVIGILCSIYIWMYVCMTGEICSTDSCEGNIMNFRQNNFVNKNTKKVLVWTKYFFMDWANSVGTNMSRSKYSCSVTSDRSELETADAVLFHFIDLWFWETVPRFRSPNQIWILYNMEAPPHLHFTGVPWIRAFNWTMTYRTDATIHSPYGELVPLSHAEEAVAMVTYGNTDFSLNKTKMAVAVVSDCVDDVQRYRYIQELKKYIDIDYFGGCGDLTCPRTAEAECNSKKYRFRIAFENANCKDYVTEKFWNSLQQESVPIVNWKSNQGGHIPKSSYINIHDFNSAEELGKYLIILSTNKKLYNQYFSWKTKYKLDNEEFYAFKYLCDALHAPRHAQTVLDPNKWLRTDICRTWSIKEVVRRHWDRLMFDMGF